TCTTTTCctgcattttatatatatacacgagAATCCTGTACCCAACTGCATATAACACACTCatgtttaaaagttttatttgagGCCAACCACCTGTGTGATCAGATTACCCGTCTAAAAAAAGCGAGAAAAGTTCTTCGTCTCTCACACACTCTTACATCTTCTGATTATGTCTAGTCCGAAGATCGTCAACGGTTCTGGTGGTTATATACTACAAGACGTTCCGCATCTCATCGATTATCTTCCTGACCTTCCTGTACGTTGCACTTTGATCTCTGGTTGTTGTTTTATTGATTTGTAAAGTTAAAAAGGAATATTCTCCAATCTTCACAAAGAGATCGTATCTAATATCGTCTCTTAACAATGGATGAGTCTTTTGCTTTGGGCTCTGTAGTTTTGATATGCTTTCACGGTATATATGTTATTTGCAGACTTATCAAAATCCATTAAAAGACAATCCAGCTTACTCAGTGGTTAAGTAAGTATTTTTCACCTATCCAGTAAGTATTTCTTGAATTTCATGGGTTCAGGACCGAAACCACaacatataatattagtttcgtCCCAATGTTCACTCGAACCGGAGACCCTTTAACACAATGACCATAAATCAAGTCCAGCTGAGCTAATGACCTCCAGTGATTTTCACTGCATAAAGGGTTCAtagttttgtgttttgattttttttgtttgtttgtcagGCAATACTTTGTTGATACAGAAGATACTGTACCTGAGAAGGTAAATTCATCAAGCAAAATCCTTCTTTACCCTGCTTGAAAAATGGTATTTAGATGATTTATTATGTCATAATGTTCTatttttgttcttgttattCAGATTATAGTCCACAAAGATGGTCCAAGAGGAATCCATTTCAGACGCGCTGGTCCACGCCAAAAGGTTTACTTCGAGTCAGATGAAGTCCATGCTTGCATTGTTACATGTGGAGGTCTCTGTCCCGGTCTCAATACCGTGATTAGAGAACTCGTGAGCAGCTTATCATACATGTATGGAGTAAAGAGAATCCTTGGAATCGATGTAAGCAAGCTTTgtgaaaaacataatatttatgaTCTCTTCGTCTACATGAGTTTGAGTTTTTGCAACTAATTGTCCTAATGGATTCTCATATGTAACAGGGTGGATACAAGGGATTCTATGCCAAGAACACGATCCCTTTGAACTCTAAAGTCGTGAACGATATCCATAAACGCGGAGGAACAATCATCGGTACCTCACGAGGTGGACATGATACCACAAAGATTGTTGATAGCATCCAAGATCGAGGAATCAACCAGGTTTACATTATTGGTGGAGACGGAACACAGAGAGGAGCTTCAAAAATATATGAGGTAACAATCATcggaatatatattaatttgtaagCTTTAACAAATCAACAtcaatagatttgtgtataatTAAACCATGTAGGAGATTAGGAGACGTGGACTTAAAGTTGCTGTGGTTGGAATACCGAAGACGATCGATAACGATATACCAGTAATAGATAGATCTTTTGGGTTTGACACTGCTGTGGAGGAAGCTCAACGAGCCATCAACGCAGCTCATGTTGAAGCCGAGAGTAATGAGAATGGTATCGGTTTTGTTAAGCTTATGGGTCGTCATAGtggtaaaagaaaattttctctTCTTGTGTGTATTTGCTTTGAACATTACAGTTAAAGCACCTTTAGAAATGTTATAGTGATTATATACTATTTGATAAATTACTACAGGGTTTATAGCGATGTATGCTACATTAGCAAGCAGAGATGTTGATTGCTGCTTGATTCCGGAGTCACCATTTTACCTTGAAGGAGAAGGTGGACTTTTTGAGTACATAGAGAAACGGCTCAAGGAGCATGGTCACATGGTGATTGTTCTTGCTGAAGGAGCAGGACAAGAAATGATGTCCAAAAGCATGGAGTCTAACACTCTTGAGGACGCGTCTGGTAACAAGCTTCTCAAAGATGTCGGCTTGTGGCTATCACAGAGCATCAAggtgaacaaaacaaaacaaaaaaaaaaagactcaaaaACCTTCTCTTATCTCATGACAATGAAAACTCATGAATAGTATTTTTACAGGATCATTTCAAGAAGATCAAGATGGTTATGAACCTCAAATATATTGGTAACAAAGATCATTAcccttttttcttatttttcatttacTTGTATTTAGGTTTCTTTTAATGGCAGTTCTTGTTTCTGGCTTTTAGATCCTACATACATGATCAGGGCGATTCCAAGCAATGCGGCAGACAATGTTTACTGTACACTTCTTGCTCAGAGCGCGGTTCATGGTGCAATGGCTGGTTACACTGGCTACACCAGTGGTCTTGTCCATGGAAGACAAACTTACATCCCTTTCTACGTAAGTTACTATTAATCAATCTGAGTAATCTTGACAGACACTGTGGTCTGGCTGGATGGCCCTGATATGATTGATCTTTATGTTTTTGTATGCAGAGGATAACAGAGAAACAGAACAAAGTGGTGATTACTGATAGAATGTGGGCAAGGCTGTTGTCTTCTACTAATCAACCAAGTTTCTTGGGCCCTAAGGATATATCCGAGGCCAAGAAAGAGAAGGCGCCTCCTACTGACGGTGAAATATGTAACGGAGTTGTTGATATACCTCCGGTGACTAAAGAGATAACTAagtgaaagttaaaaaaaaaaaagaagctttgGTTAGAGAACTTTCAGGCATCATATACATATTCAGGGGTTTCTGAAAAATTATGCCGGAAGTGAAATAATTGTAAGAGTTTGTGAAACACATCTTTGTTCTCTTCTTTTATATGTGTTGTTTTGTAACTTTTTCACACTCCACATATCATATGATTGTGATTTATGAATAAATGAAAcaatcttttctttgttttggtcacatgttaagatttttttatatcattttcTGATTTTGCACCAATATAACTTTACTTTAACGTCGACTAGAGTGAAAAACTCTAAAATCATTGTTCAATgttaatatacaaatataatcccTACAAAAGTCTCCAACcactgtttctttttttctttattgtcGATAGCACAACAACCCAATATTTTAATTAGTCCAATCAAtaacaaacattttttatatgtaaataatatcACGACTTCGTCACAGTCTCGTACTCTCTCATCTTCATCAGTCAATCAACATTCACAAACTTCTCGGCTTGTTTCTCCCATGGCTATCAACAACTTTTTGCTCTTCACTCTgactttccatcttctccttctaCTCCACGTTTCATCTGAATCTTCACGGATCACCGGCGATGCGTCTCGAACGCCCAAGAAGTTCCTCGAGCTCGCCAAGAGTCCGGATGTTTTCGATTTGATGGTGAGAATCAGAAGGAAACTCCACGAGAATCCGGAGCTCGGTTTCGAGGAGTTCGAGACAAGTAAACTCATTAGGTCGGAGCTAGACCTGATGGGAGTCAAGTACAGGTATCCAGTCGCTATCACCGGCGTTGTTGGTTATATCGGCACGGGAGAAGCGCCGTTCGTTGCGCTGAGAGCTGATATGGATGCGTTACCTATGCAGGTGCTGTATTATTTGGTTGTTTTCTTTGTTACTGGATAGTTTTGGATAAGAGAGTTTTGGACCATTTAACTGAAAATTTGGTTTAGATCGGTTTAAGTAGTGAATGAGTCAAATATGAACCAGTTAATTTCCAAAAACAATCTAGATTCTGTTTAGGTTCAAATTCAGATAACTCAAATAAAATATAGgttaatttttgaattattttagatatttctgAATAAGTTTTGTGTAATTCAAATAgttggtttttaaaaatattttggatattttaattgaattattaactgtgtttataaatataatttatttatgtataaattgtatattatatattcatttatatttcgTTTTTGGTTCAAGTTCTGACTCAAATATTTCAGatatgaaaaatatagaaatcttttagatatttataaaatttcggtctagtttaattatttaggtctcttttagtttgattttttttttcagatggtaATTATGAACAGTCATAATCATTTCCATAAGTTCACAACTATACTATAAATTCTGATTGGTTATTGACTTCAGGAAGGTGTTGAATGGGAGCACAAGAGCAAAGTTCCTGGTAAAATGCACGCCTGCGGACACGATGGTCACGTCGCTATGCTTCTTGGTGCTGCCAAGATGCTTCAAGAACATCGCCACAATTTGCAGGTTTCATAAACACTTTATATGCTGCTATATCCCTTGGCGTTCATCAGTATCACTAACCTAAGACCATGTATATGCACAATCATTCAATCtaatacttttgtttttctcGTTAGGGAACTGTGGTGCTTATCTTCCAGCCAGCTGAAGAAGTTTTCGCCGGAGCAAAGAAGATGATAGAAGAAGGAGCGTTGAAGCATGTCGAAGCCATTTTCGGTGTTCATCTTACCAACCAGGTTCCCTTGGGCAAAACCTCTTCACGTGCAGGTTCCTTGCTAGCGGGATCTGGATTCTTCGAGGCTGTAATAACTGGCAAAGGAGGTCATGCTGCCATCCCACAACACACCATAGACCCGATTATTGCAGCTTCAAGCGTCGTCCTAAGTCTTCAACATGTTGTTTCACGTGAAACTGACCCTTTGGATTCAAAGGTTCCCTTTCTTAGGTTTTCATCTACTTGGTCTTGGCTTTTCTTCTAACACAagtcattttttttctctaggTGGTTACAGTTTCTAAGGTTAATGGAGGTAATGCCTTCAATGTCATCCCTGATTCAATCACAATAGGAGGAACTCTCCGAGCCTTTAGCGGTTATTCTAAGCTTCAAGAAAGAGTCAAAGAGGTTAGATGTGATTCAAGATTTGCACATTTGTTAGATTTTACGGTTTAACCAAACCCCGGTTTCATCTTGTGATTCTAGGTTATTACAAACCAAGCAACAGTTAACCGGTGCAATGCATCAGTGAATCTAACACCGGAAGGTAAAGAACCAGTCCCACCAACAGTGAACGATATGAACTTACACAAGCAGTTCAAGAACATGGTCAGAGATTTGCTGGGCGAAGAGTCCTTTGTGGAAGCACCGCCTATAATGGGAGGAGAAGACTTCTCCTACTTTGCAGAAGCAATACCTGGCCATTTCTCTTTCATTGGGATGCAAGATGAGACAAAAAGTTATGCATCTCCTCACTCATCGCTTTATAGAGTTAATGAAGATGCGCTTCCGTACGGTGCTGCAATGCATGCATCGATGGCAGTACAGTACCTCAATGACAAGGCCTCTAAAGAGTCCTACTCATCCAAAGGCTTTCATGACGAACTTTGAAACAACACCGTCTGGTTTTATTACAACTTGTAATCATTGGTTATTAAGTTATTACTGGTTCATAGTGAAttggatatattatatatccaacTATAAAAGACCCTTGCAAGGTTCTTTGTTTTAGAATATAAAGACAATGTTAAACCATTGGTTGGTACGTGTTGGAAGCTGACCATCAGATTCAAACTAAAATCGTGTATTTCATAGATTGGAATCAAAACACATAAAGTTCAAGTACCAAAGCAACATGACTAATACAAACGAAAAGGAAATATTAAAAGGTTACAAAAACTAGCCAAATGAGACGGCTTTCACAGGCATATCTATCAATCTTCTACTTCTCAGAAGAGTTGGGTCCTCTCTTCTTACCGAAACCAACAACTGCAAAAAATCCATTACCCAACATATAAATCAATGTAATAAAACCATTTCAAACAATGAGACATTGTCATCTGCTAAACTAAGAGATACTATTGAATTTTAGAGTAATCTCAATTCAAATTCATTTCAACTAAACGAGTACAAGTGTCACTATAACAAACCTTTTATAATTACAGTAGACTAACAAAGCCTAATAAAATCAGCAAAGTATTTAAATTGCTACTCGTATGGACAAAAGGATGGATAAATTACCGGCGGTAACGAAACGGCGGTTGTGCTGGAGACGCTTGTGAGCACGGCCTctgggtttcttcttcttgtcttgctTCGCTACCTTCGGTGTCTGTCCTCTTACTTTACCGGCACGTGCCAAAGATCCGTGTACTTTTCCTGAGATCAATAAATACACATCGTTAAAAGATCCAtaggcaaaaaaaaatataattcacaAAATGAAACGATTTGGTTAGCTGTAGCATAAACAACACTAGGGGGGTTACCCATGGCTGATTAGTTTTCTCTGCTGTTTCTTCCGACGGCTGCAATAAGCTGAAACTAGTGCGTGATCTCAGTGTTAGGGTTTTCGAgctgatcatatatatatttgtatatactCGACAACGACATTTCTTGGGCCTTATCGTgaagaaatatttattatggACCCGTACTAAAAACTACTATTGTGTCTCAGGTATATAGCCCAataacttctttttttgcttctttaatatattttctattttccttTATATTCTgataaaaattactaatttttctaacttttcttttatattcttataaaaaCTGCTATTGTGTTAATTATAAAACAATAGACtatctttattatattttctattttctactttaaaataagaaatactGAAATagttgtcaaaaagaaaaaaaattctgaaataaAGGtcaaatttagtttaatattccACTAAATATATAAgagtataaaagaaaattagcaATTTATACTTTAGACTGTAAATATAAACGAGTTGAAAAATGTTTGTATTTTGGAGTTGAACATAAATATTGAAATGTGTTGAAATTGAAAATGCTATTCTGTAGTAACCGAAGTTTCTTCAATTTGTACATTTAAAATTCctatattttagtttaacatataccattcaaattttattttatttaaattacaattgcaataaataaatctataacactaatttttaaaaccgaaaagaaaaaatcaataacaTCACTCCTTCAAGGGTTCTTTCAAATCGGAGGGAACAGAGTATCTACTCGAAGAATGCGAGTAGACCTCAACCTCAGGAACATTCTCGTCTCCGTTCAAATACCTCAGCACCATCCTCATCGCCGGGCGCGATCCCCTCTTCGGGTGACAACACAGCAACCCGACCGCGAGCGCCAGCCTCGCCTCCCCCTCGTCGTACCCCGATCCGAGCCTCGGATCCACCGCGCGGAGCACGCCGCTGCCGCCGCTCGCGTGCATCTCCATGACCCAATCGGCCAGGAAGAAGCTCCCGGAGTCCGTCGGTTTCCTCCCGGAGACGATCTCCAGCAGCAGGACGCCGAACGCGAAGACGTCGGAGGCGGAGGAGGAGTTTCCGTTGCGCGTGAGCTCCGGCGCCATGTACCCGATCGTGCCGACGACGACGGTGGTGTGTGAGAGGGATCCTCGCTCGTATAGCCTCGCGAGCCCGAAGTCGCCGAGCCTGGGGTTCATCTGATCGTCGATTAGGACGTTGCTAGGTTTAACGTCTCGGTGGATCACGATCTTCTCCCACTCCTCGTGGAGGTAGAGAAGACCCGACGCGATCCCTTTCGCGATTTGAAAACGCGCGTTCCATGTCAAAACGGCACCGCATAGTCTAGGTTTGCTATAGAGAAGGGAGTCCAAACTTCCGTTAGGGATATAATCGTAAATTAGCAATAAGTCGTTTCCGTGTTTGCACCATCCTTGTAGGTTGACTAGATTCTTATGCCTCAAACGGCCTAGACTCTCGATCTCTGCGACAAACTCTCGAACGCCTTGAATACTGTTAGGAGTTATCTTTTTAACTGCGATTTGATCGTCGTCGTCTTTAGTTATGCTTCCTTTGTAAACGGTTCCGAATCCTCCGCTTCCTATGATCCTGTTATCATTGAATCCATCCGTAGCATTAAATAGATCTTTGTATCGAAACCTGTGTGGATGATCGAGTTCCCAATCCTCGAGAATCTCTTCTTGGTTTAACCGTCTTTTGTATATCAACAAGACAAACGATAAGACCAGCATGATCGTTATAACGGTGGTTAAAGACACGATCAGGGAGATGATCTCTTTGTTGAAGCGTCTCTTCTTCGCCCTGTTGGGAGGCGGAGCAGGAAGCTCCGAGAGGTTCAGCGTAGCTGCTGGAACCCGACCGGTTGAGAAACTCCAGCCCATCACGTAATGCGCGCTAGATTTGTCCCCCGTGGCCGCCGTGAATCCCACGAACATCTCTTCTTGCACGATCTCTTGCAGTTTAGGGACGCGTTGCGAGATCAGAGGAGTTGTCGGCCTAGATCCGAGTCTGGTCGGGTAGACGGTGATGGTGAGTATTTTGGTCGGTCCGTCGTAATCGATGAAGACTTGGATCGGTTCGCCGCTCGTGAGCTGGAAGTCTTCTTTGTGTCCTTCTTTGTCGAAGTAAGCCACAGGTTCTTGGACGAGTGAAGAGAGGCTGTTGAAATTTAGACCGATGTGGTTGCCTATTCGGTCTGTGCTGTCTTTGTATCCTTGAACCGTGTCGAATTCAACTGCGAACACGTGGTTATCCGGATCGCCGTCGTCTTCTTTGTTGAGAAGACCCAAGTACTGAGCTGTTTCCGCGTCTGGACGGTCTGGAGTTGGAGATAGTGTGAATGTAAAGCCGAAACCTCCGTTGTTTGAGCTTGAAGGGATGATGACAAAGACGAAGGAAGTGCTGAAGGAACGAACCGTGGAGTTATTTCTGTCGAGCAGTCTAACCGGTTTGTCGTAGAAAGCAGTTCCCGCAACGTCTGAATCTCGATCGGTGAGCCTCAGTAGTCCGTTGGGCGTGATGGTTGAATCTCCTTCTAATTGAAGTTCTGATTGGTTTCCATTAAAGCCATGGAAAATGAACTCTGTAGTCGTCTCTGCTGTTGCTCTGTGGGCTAGGACAATGATCTGTAAGCAGATCACCAAAAAGAAGAGCTTGACCATGGATCTTGCTTTGCCCATAAATGATCAAGAGCTTGTTTGACCAAAAATCAGGATGTATTCGGTAGGAAAAGTCAAGAAGAAGAGGACAAGCAAAGATCAGGATGTATTTTGGTCTTAAAAGTCAATAAGAAGATGACAACAAAAATGCTTCTAATAATTGATAACTGATAAGAGAGAGATGGTATCATTCTCTTACAGATAATACACGACAATCATGTGATGCTTGGCAGCTTGggataatattttgtaaatttgaaagTCCATTCTGATGCATGGGGATGACTTTTGACATAGTCCAGAGTTCAGATATACTTGATTCtccttaaattttaatattttgagcacaagaataaaaagtaatataattGAATACCACGTCGCGCGGTCATAGGAGCTACGTATGCCCAGATTCCATATATATTGGGTGAGAGTGAGACTTTTGTACTTTAACGGGAGTAGTAAGTTGGACATCTTTTCCAAACCTAAAAATTCGAAAAAAATCAACCCAAAAAATAAACCGAAATTCAATGAATATATTTGGGTCTAAAAATTTTCTGTTTGACaataatagatttgaaaagaaCCAACTCTAATAGATATGAATCCAATTTGAATGATCCAAACAGAACAGATTCTAATATGACCTGAAAacaataatgattttatatgtttcataattttatttatgatttaattataacaaatttttgtttacaatatttttaatttaatttgtataaatatataaacgctaggtttaaaatatctaatttctattgaactaatatattttagttgtttagtaaaatttcagaaaaaatatgactagttttgaatatttttaacagttttagaCATAATAATCAgtctaaatatcatataaatgaatttaataaataaaaaataactgaaTCCATCTTAATTAAACCCAAAATTAGAGAAACTATAATTTTATCAGgaacaatttttaaatttatattcaaaaaataattacttCGTAAATaccttaaatttataaaaagattaaattaatGTTGTTAAATCATTTACAAATGTTTACGAATGATTCATTCATAGAAGTTTATAAATCCAACCTAtcttataaatactaaaccttaaatagtaataattaaattctaaattcaaatatgatatcTCTAgcaaatttttttcaaattatagtgaaacctctataaattaataatgttgggaatacaccaaaactatattttttattaatttatagagattattaatttatcgaaatactaattgaaccaaaaactcaatttgggactatgaaattatattaatttatagagatattaatctatcgattattaatttaaagaggttatactgtatgtTTATGTATGATAAATTGGTATTAATACACAACATATAATTCAACAATGTGGTCCATTttacttttcatatatatatatatatatataaattacaacaaaaaaatcattaataataaatgatttGAAAATAGTCATATCCAgtgagattaaaaaaaactacttAGTGAATAATTATTTACGAATCCTGTGATACAATCACGAATCACCACCGTCACCAATCTACCACTAGAATCTGTGGAATGTAAATTTCCAATTCTAcccctagtttttttttgttcttaccAGTCTTTTAGATTTCAAAGGATTAACACTTTAGGGTTTTTATCTACATCGCTCGCCCCCACCACCACTCAGACCTCCGCATATACCAAAATGAGCGACGATACTCCGCCACCGGCACATCAATCAGCCTCCAACGATGCAACCCCATGTACAACGGTGCAGAAAGCTCGTTTCTCAGATCGAGTCCGGATCCGCTCGATCCTGGGCCGACCCGACGGCGGAGCCGGGCTCGCGGGTCAGAAGGTCCGAATCAGCGGGTGGGTGAAAACCGGGAGGGAGCAAGGGAAAGGCGCTTTCGCTTTCCTCGAGGTGAACGACGGATCGTGCCCGGCGAATCTCCAGGTCATGGTGGACGCCTCGGTCTCGGATCTCTCAAGGCTGATCGCGACGGGGACTTGCGTGACCGTCGACGGGTGTTTGAAGATTCCTCCGGAAGGGAAAGGGACGAAGCAGAAGGTGGAGCTTAGCGTTGTGGAGGTGGTTGATGTGGGGACGGTGGATACCGCCACGTACCCGATTCCGAAGACGAAGCTTACTCTTGAGAGGTTGAGAGAGTTTCCTCATCTTCGTTCGAGGACCAATTCGGTAACTTAAAAATTACTTCTTTTGATTGATCTGTAGAGACTTGATTGAAAAAATGATTACTTGATTAGGAAGTTAGGTTTGAGTGGAGTGGAACTGTTCTAGGGTTTGATGTGGTCATTGAGATTCCTATAGTTTTCTTAGCCTCAGTGATGATGGTTATTAGATTCTTTTACAGCCCTGATCGAAAAACTATTACTTGATCAGGAAGTTATTTGATTGCTATTAGGTTTGAGTGGAGTGTCCTGTTCTTTGGAGGCTTAGTAGAAAATGATTACTTGATTAGAAAGTTCTTAGATTACAATTAGGTATAGTGGAGTCTCCTGTTTTTGTATCCATTCAGATCTCAGAATCCTCTTTAGGGTTCGAGTGTCGATGATTACTTGATCATAAAGGTTTAAGTGGattgttctgtttttgtttgCATGTGGATTCAGATCTCTGCAATTGCAAGAATCCGACACGCGCTTGCTATAGCCACCCACACATTCTTCGATGAGGAAGGCTTCCTATACATTCAGACTCCAATCATCACAACAAGTGACTGCGAAGGAGCTGGAGAGATGTTCCAAGTAACGACTCTGATCAACCATACTGAGAAGCTGGAGAGGGATCTCATTGAGAACCCTCCGCCCACCGAGGCTGACGTCGAAGCCGCCAGGGCCATCGTCAAGGCGAGAGGTGAAGCTGTGGCGCAGCTCAAAGCTGCTAAAGCAAACAAGGAAGAGATCACTGCTTCCGTCGCTGAGCTCAACGAGGCTAAAGTGAGTTTAGCTAGGACCGAAGAGAGGTCAAGACTCAAGCCTGGATTGCCTAAAGCTGATGATGGGAAGATTGATTACTCGCAAGATTTCTTCGGTCGTCAAGCGTTCTTGACGGTGTCTGGTCAGTTACAAGTGGAGACTTACGCTTGCGGTCTCAGCGATGTGTATACGTTTGGTCCTACTTTCCGGGCAGAGAACTCTCACACCTCGAGGCATCTTGCTGAGTTCTGGATGGTTGAACCTGAGTTAGCTTTTGCTGATCTAGAGGACGATATGAACTGCGCAGAGGCGTATGTGAGATACATGTGCAAGTGGCTGCTTGAGAAACGTTACGATGACATGGAGCTCATGGCGAAGAACTTCGACAAAGGCTGTATTGATAGGCTGAAACTGGTTGCGTCGACTCCGTTTGGTCGTTTAACGTACACCAAAGCGATAGAAGTGCTTGAGGAAGCTGTGGCGAAAGGAAAGAAATTTGAGAACCCAGTGGAGTGGGGAATCGACTTAGCATCTGAGCACGagaggtttgttttttttttctctataatctTTAAAAGACTTGCAAGAACAAGGTTAGGAGTGTTTGTCTCCTGTCCTTACAGATACTTGACAGAGGTTGTGTTTCAAAAGCCGCTGATTGTGTACAACTACCCAAAAGGAATCAAAGCATTCTATATGAGACTTAACGATGATGGAAAGACAGTTGCTGCCATGGATGTCCTCGTTCCAAAGGTGAATAATTAAAGTTGGATCCTTTTCTAAATGGAAGAGTACACTTATGAAAAATGTCTTTTTCACTTTGAAATTAGGTTGGAGAACTCATAGGTGGAAGCCAAAGGGAAGAAAGGATTGACGTCATCATGGAAAGGTTGGTGGTGAAAGTGAAACCAGTTTGTTCAATGTTTGGCTGTTTCTTTCGAAAACTCTctttgattgtgtttttttttaattttggtatGAGCAGGATTGAGGAGATGGGACTACCAGTGGAGCCATACGAGTGGTACTTGGACCTGAGACGGTACGGAACAGCAAAGCATTCAGGGTTCGGACTTGGATTCGAACGTATGGTTCTGTTTGCGACAGGAATGGACAACATCAGAGACGTTATTCCCTTCCCTCGCTATCCTGGCAGAGCTGACCTCTAAGAATCTCTATGCACAAAActcaatttttaatgtttttgtgAGAACTTATTTCTGTTAATTCTACATTGTACGTTGCTAAATGAATGATGATTTGgatattttacttttatctGGAACTGGGTTTGTTTTGTTATCTGGAGAAATTAAGTTTCACAAACCGGATAACGCAAGTATGGAATTAGACAACGAAACCGGGAGGTTGTTGGTATTGTTGATTTTATGCTTAAGCGAACCGTCGTCCGTAAGCAGTTGGCCAGAAGTTACCCTACTTGAAAAAATGGTGTGGGCTTCATAGGAAC
This portion of the Raphanus sativus cultivar WK10039 unplaced genomic scaffold, ASM80110v3 Scaffold1085, whole genome shotgun sequence genome encodes:
- the LOC108847458 gene encoding ATP-dependent 6-phosphofructokinase 7; translation: MSSPKIVNGSGGYILQDVPHLIDYLPDLPTYQNPLKDNPAYSVVKQYFVDTEDTVPEKIIVHKDGPRGIHFRRAGPRQKVYFESDEVHACIVTCGGLCPGLNTVIRELVSSLSYMYGVKRILGIDGGYKGFYAKNTIPLNSKVVNDIHKRGGTIIGTSRGGHDTTKIVDSIQDRGINQVYIIGGDGTQRGASKIYEEIRRRGLKVAVVGIPKTIDNDIPVIDRSFGFDTAVEEAQRAINAAHVEAESNENGIGFVKLMGRHSGFIAMYATLASRDVDCCLIPESPFYLEGEGGLFEYIEKRLKEHGHMVIVLAEGAGQEMMSKSMESNTLEDASGNKLLKDVGLWLSQSIKDHFKKIKMVMNLKYIDPTYMIRAIPSNAADNVYCTLLAQSAVHGAMAGYTGYTSGLVHGRQTYIPFYRITEKQNKVVITDRMWARLLSSTNQPSFLGPKDISEAKKEKAPPTDGEICNGVVDIPPVTKEITK
- the LOC130503720 gene encoding IAA-amino acid hydrolase ILR1-like 2, whose translation is MAINNFLLFTLTFHLLLLLHVSSESSRITGDASRTPKKFLELAKSPDVFDLMVRIRRKLHENPELGFEEFETSKLIRSELDLMGVKYRYPVAITGVVGYIGTGEAPFVALRADMDALPMQEGVEWEHKSKVPGKMHACGHDGHVAMLLGAAKMLQEHRHNLQGTVVLIFQPAEEVFAGAKKMIEEGALKHVEAIFGVHLTNQVPLGKTSSRAGSLLAGSGFFEAVITGKGGHAAIPQHTIDPIIAASSVVLSLQHVVSRETDPLDSKVVTVSKVNGGNAFNVIPDSITIGGTLRAFSGYSKLQERVKEVITNQATVNRCNASVNLTPEGKEPVPPTVNDMNLHKQFKNMVRDLLGEESFVEAPPIMGGEDFSYFAEAIPGHFSFIGMQDETKSYASPHSSLYRVNEDALPYGAAMHASMAVQYLNDKASKESYSSKGFHDEL
- the LOC108847463 gene encoding 40S ribosomal protein S30; this translates as MGKVHGSLARAGKVRGQTPKVAKQDKKKKPRGRAHKRLQHNRRFVTAVVGFGKKRGPNSSEK
- the LOC108845510 gene encoding lectin-domain containing receptor kinase VI.4-like: MGKARSMVKLFFLVICLQIIVLAHRATAETTTEFIFHGFNGNQSELQLEGDSTITPNGLLRLTDRDSDVAGTAFYDKPVRLLDRNNSTVRSFSTSFVFVIIPSSSNNGGFGFTFTLSPTPDRPDAETAQYLGLLNKEDDGDPDNHVFAVEFDTVQGYKDSTDRIGNHIGLNFNSLSSLVQEPVAYFDKEGHKEDFQLTSGEPIQVFIDYDGPTKILTITVYPTRLGSRPTTPLISQRVPKLQEIVQEEMFVGFTAATGDKSSAHYVMGWSFSTGRVPAATLNLSELPAPPPNRAKKRRFNKEIISLIVSLTTVITIMLVLSFVLLIYKRRLNQEEILEDWELDHPHRFRYKDLFNATDGFNDNRIIGSGGFGTVYKGSITKDDDDQIAVKKITPNSIQGVREFVAEIESLGRLRHKNLVNLQGWCKHGNDLLLIYDYIPNGSLDSLLYSKPRLCGAVLTWNARFQIAKGIASGLLYLHEEWEKIVIHRDVKPSNVLIDDQMNPRLGDFGLARLYERGSLSHTTVVVGTIGYMAPELTRNGNSSSASDVFAFGVLLLEIVSGRKPTDSGSFFLADWVMEMHASGGSGVLRAVDPRLGSGYDEGEARLALAVGLLCCHPKRGSRPAMRMVLRYLNGDENVPEVEVYSHSSSRYSVPSDLKEPLKE
- the LOC108847240 gene encoding asparagine--tRNA ligase, cytoplasmic 1, which produces MSDDTPPPAHQSASNDATPCTTVQKARFSDRVRIRSILGRPDGGAGLAGQKVRISGWVKTGREQGKGAFAFLEVNDGSCPANLQVMVDASVSDLSRLIATGTCVTVDGCLKIPPEGKGTKQKVELSVVEVVDVGTVDTATYPIPKTKLTLERLREFPHLRSRTNSISAIARIRHALAIATHTFFDEEGFLYIQTPIITTSDCEGAGEMFQVTTLINHTEKLERDLIENPPPTEADVEAARAIVKARGEAVAQLKAAKANKEEITASVAELNEAKVSLARTEERSRLKPGLPKADDGKIDYSQDFFGRQAFLTVSGQLQVETYACGLSDVYTFGPTFRAENSHTSRHLAEFWMVEPELAFADLEDDMNCAEAYVRYMCKWLLEKRYDDMELMAKNFDKGCIDRLKLVASTPFGRLTYTKAIEVLEEAVAKGKKFENPVEWGIDLASEHERYLTEVVFQKPLIVYNYPKGIKAFYMRLNDDGKTVAAMDVLVPKVGELIGGSQREERIDVIMERIEEMGLPVEPYEWYLDLRRYGTAKHSGFGLGFERMVLFATGMDNIRDVIPFPRYPGRADL